The Cydia strobilella chromosome 5, ilCydStro3.1, whole genome shotgun sequence region ATTGGTCAGTTAAATGTTTAAATTGTCATTTCCAATCGAATATCATTTAAATTTCGTTAAAGTGGAGAAGGCATTTTATATGCCTTTGGGCGGCTTGAcgctatatacatatttatattaggtaCTCATTAAGAGAGACCCCACAGCAGGGTCCTTTGAGCGTCGTCGTCTAGTCAGCGCTGAGGAAAACAGTGTCGctgtcgctgcgcagttgcgccaaggTTGCGTCGAGCAGGAACCATATGccaacgctcgggagacgcttaGTGTGGGGTGTCTAAGAATATTTAGAACCAAAAAAACACAtcaattataattttgtaaatgtatatttattgtttttatttacatttcagTATAGGTACCTTGTCAGAACGTTCAGACAATAtaaactacctacctactaaactAATTTACAATCACGGCTTCGGCGCTCATTTGCCATATATCTTTAAGATTACGATTATTCGTCAAtgtatatagtatgaattttctcttttttttattttttttttattttgcgcGAGCGGTTAGCTCCCTTATAAGCCACGCGTCAAAGCAACAATCTCctttaaaaagcaactgtatagtagtggttttaaggttcaagtcTATGTGCACTGATTTTCaatactctgtagcagtcagtggccaaatagttcgttacaccatactaaatatagggtgtaccgaactatttgactactttggttgctacaaagtatttgacgctgagtgtacatctaacatgttttggtaatgtaggacgatcgaccacctcaatgaaggcgagcgctcatattattacaGAGATTTGTACCTTAAAACCAATACGATATAGCAGTTTTTTAAACGAGATTGTTGCTTTGACACGCGCTCAAAACGGAAGCTGAACGCTCGCACAAAAGTTAACAGATTAGCGTCTTAGGCGTAaacatcatttgagaaaattcatactatacgatTCCATAAATCATACAAAACATAACTTATTTGGAACttacacttaaataatattcttacttacttacttacacttaaaatatatttttctcttaCATTTCATGTCAATGTAATAACATTTCTTAAAATATTTGAAGCTAGCCCAAAGCCCCAAGCATTCAATAAGACTATCTATGTAATGCGTATTATTTTCCCACATAACTTTGTTTATACACGatataaactaaataataaaatgtatactttCATTCATGTCAACTGAAAtactttctatagaaaataaattgaattctAAAGTGCGTACTGAATATAACGGAACGCGGACATTGCCGATacattttataagtaggtaatagaATTATTAGtgctaatattttatacaatacttATTAGAAGTGTTACTATGGCACCACATGCTTACagcataattttataaaaacaatctaCTTATTTACATAACTAAAATATCTACATTAATAAATGGCCTAATCTATTTAccgctgtaggtacctatttataaatcTATATAGTGAAGAAACAGACTTGCATCGCTGACAGCGACTCACGTCGTCGGCAGCCTGTTGTCTGATTCTTCAGTAATATCATGGAAGACACTGGACCGATTGTTCACTTAATCTATGTTAATCTACTgagcacattttttttctttactacGGTGCAAAGTTCGTAGCTTGGAAATGGAATTTTCGGACATTTGGTGATCGCAAATCCATtaggagtgttttaaataaacGAATTTGAATTCCATTCATCACAGTCTCAGCTGTAGTATAAAAAACAATAGGGAAATTGTACCATCACGCTCCGTCAATGTTatgccatttagggttctaACTAAATTGGACAATCCATAGCGTAAGTATggaacaaccaatttagcttGGACCCTAAATGGCATAACAATCGCGGAGCGTGATGGTATAATTTTTCCTTAGATACTTTTATCTTCCGTTCGCTTACTTGGATACTTAAATGCTAAGTGTAATTATATCCAAGCAATATGTAcacttaacattatttttaaatttcattttcatttataattaaaagttaTCTTCAACATTCAAGTCAAGTTAGCGAACGGGTCCAATGCAGGAACATATCTTTCAATTATATACAACTAGGTAGGTAGCTATTATTCAGAATCCGAAATAGAAATACGAACagaaaacctaaaaacttaaTAGTAATGTCAATAACAAGGTAGGTATAATATCACAATTATGAAATAATAGTAATGTGGGCTTGGATTTGACTTATTGTAGTTTTGGTTATGaaatattaagtacataatggTGGAATTAGACTATTGCATGCGTAACATTACATAGGAACGTAACAAACATTAGTATGTGCTACCTATTACACACTTAATCtaggtaaattacaaatttctaTCAaggatattttaataaatcacatttttttatctattttcttAATTTATCCAACAAAAAGTACCTCTAAGTTTACATATTATGACTTGAAGTGACTATGATATGAAGTTCAATCATCTTTCGACACTATcacattaaattttaaaattaaacctaCAGTTGTTGATACCTTACCGCGGCGTACCTAATTAAAAGCTAAACATCACTGTTATTCTTACAAGAGGAACAAGATATTATTTGCCTACATAGAGAATTAGTCTTTAAGAGAATCTTTGAGAGAGCGGAAACAAAAATACAGCCcttgcgtgcgcgtgcgcgcgcCTCCTCCCTCGAGACATCCATACAAGTCCCCAACACACAGTATCCTTCAAATCAACTACTACCGACCTatgaatttgtttatatgtagtgcctatagtatataaatatgataaaattaatgaacgtaacattagtttttacaaaatataaaagcgTATTTTATTGCCTTCCCCCGATATAAGTAGAATTTGATGGATATCCGCTATCGCGATACATAACAGGTTTATCAACTTTACGGAATTCACTTAATGTGGACACTGTTCTCATACTTCTCATCGTAATCAACCCTTCGAATATGGAATATGTATGACTATACTATTATGATTAAACATAACAGTCATTCTATGTTACATATATCAGatcatttttaaaacaaaatgatgCTTTGGTCCCATGCAAACAGCATGAAAATGTAGTAAGCGTGTACCGTgctttataaaatgttattacagCTTACGGCCAAACGAAACTGAAACTTTTGTCTTAAATAATAAGAGGTAGATTGTAATTTCAAGAACAATATTTACTAAAACTGTAAgatgcgtttattttataaagtaaaCTCACTGAGTGCTGCGCCTCACGCCTGGCGAAGCTAGGAGGCCAACGAGTAGCTCGCAGGGCACACTTATCTTAAACTTACTCTATACATGTACTATACTTATAGTAAGTTAGGCGCGTGCCTACGTGTAGACATGTGGTTGTCAGTCTTGGTATCAGTCCTCGATCACTATGCACCCTAATAACTATAGGTTTAGTTTAAAGTATTTTCGTACTTGCACCTTTTAAGCGAACTGTATGATTATCATTACGGCGTTAGAAGTGAACGTCTCTGACGTCGGTGGGGGTGGCGGCGTTGCTATGCGCCTTGTCTTGGGAGGGCGGGGGGGTCCACCCCGCCGCCTCCCTGCTCTGCCCGTTTGGGGCCGAGACCGGGCGTTCTTCTATCATGTGCTGCACCATCTCCTCTATTTGTTCGAGACACGTGTGTAGGCAGTCCTGCAATGAGAGACATGGTTAGACTGGTCTCATTCCgtttattttgttagtttggCTGGCGGATCTTTGGAAGCACTTAAGCTctattatacatataggtagtGTTCATTAAAAGGAAAAGATTtgtgatatttataaaaatgtacacAATACCAGAAGGTATATATGGCATATGAATGTGGCTGTGGCTGGTGGTAACTTACCAAGTCGATGCCCGTAAGGTCGTGCAGGCGCGGCAGATGTCCGTCCAGGCTGAGCCCGCGCAGCGCCGCGGCGATGCTGCACGCCGCCAGCGTGCTCGCCGAGTACAACATGAACTCGTAATCtgaaacaacaaaaaacatcaTTGTACTTCTATATACTCGTTAAAAAAAGGGTGTAGGGAGGGTATCCAGCTCGTTGAACGacattaaaagaaaacattaaGATTATCAGATGAGTACTGCTAAGAGGACCGATTTACCGAGCACTGTCTGGATTCGATATTTAGCATGTTTACTAACCTTATAACCTCTCGTATACATTTTTGTAGGTTATATTTCACAATAATATGCTGAACTTTTATTGAGTAACTAAGGTTTCTAAATtcaataaattacaaaacaaatgcttctgggtTTCAAGAggctaattaataattataaatacctacaaaCGAAAATAATCGTACTcctaatacattttataattttcagcTGAAACGATTGCATACCTAGCTTTGATGGTATTAGATGGCGATTTACCGAACTGTGTTCGATATGTCTGTATGTTTGTTCCGGATGCGAAACATTGCGAACATTTTCCTGTATGAGATTAAGTTATTCCTGTTCATATTCCTAATATGATAAGCAGTACCTATTCTGGAGTATAAAATGTCGTAAGGCATTCATATTACAGTACCAAATTGAAATGTCACCAAATATTAAAGGTACTAAGACTACTAAGGTATGTACATAATGAGCCTATAAAATCATAATacatttcatatcatctcttCAATTAGCTCCATGAAAATTGAAGCCTCGATGAAAGCCGGCTCAAACTCGTGGGTCCGGTGAAGAAATGGCGCTTTCTCCCTCGCGCGGTCGTCGGTCCCTCTCGGAGGACTCAAAGGAGCCGGCACCCGCCTTCAGCCACATTCCACAGCCTCGCCCGAGACCGATTCACTCGAATATTTCTCACGGACATACTTTGGCGAAACCATTATACGTATATACTCCTCAGCCATTTTAGGTCTGGACTTCTCGACTGTCTCGAGTATTATGGAGCGGCAGTGTGATAATTGACGTGAAATGCAAATAAAACTGGCCACCGCTTTAATGTTCCTTACGTAATGCGATCTAATTAAAGTTTGGTCTACATGTTGGCATTTACCGGCCAagcttttataatttataccttGTTTCTTTATGCCGATGTGCTCCAGTGATCACATGTATGTAGAATAATACAGACTTAATTGATATCTACGATGGGTGTCACGGTGTGCGAATACTTTTATCAAACACCCAGCGGCTGattaaacaaaatattgtaGGTACGGATTAGCCAGTGAATAGTGCGGTAAACCGATTGAACCATGACTATTCGTAATTCTTTGCATTAAATTTAGTTTCTCATTTGCAACGTCATATCTATTTAAAGCCAGTAATGATCAGTAGATCATAGCCCAGTAGGGCTGGTTAAACTAATTGCTGTTTATAAGTTATATTATAACGTTAAGTTGCGTAGGTAAACTACTCACTGATATGATCTGCAGGAAAACACAAAGAACCGATCGATTAGGAGGGTACCTGGGTACAAACTACCCCAGTTCCAAATATAATTGACTATATAAAGGATTATTCGATGTTTATGCCATTATTTtttcttcctattcgcgattctgcacaatatgaattccacacagctgaattttataattacatgcGTTATTCTTCACACTCATTAATTTTTCACAATCTTGTTTCTTCCTATTCCTGTCAGATCATTATGCTTttagtacctaggtacctacttagtgaCTGCCAGGGAGTAATGATGAGAAACATTTTTATTCGCATTCAAGTTgatgtaagtaggtaaatatgaGCCCTGCGAGGGCATAGTAGGTACATTGTGGCTCGTATCATCAAGATATTGAGTCTTAGAAACATCTACCCTCTCTGCATCCATGTTATGTGGGTGAGAATAAGAACCTAATTTAAATGAACCCGTTCCCACGCCTCATAAGATCAGCATTGAAAGCCGCTTGAAACCACAAATGGCCAAAGCTCGAGGACGCTCACAATAAGCGAACCTTCAAGGGCCCCATTCATCATTAAGTAGACTCCATTATTCCGACCGTAGGGATATCGAACACTCTTTCAgctcatttaaaagatttattttaattattttttttgcatgtcggcattcccgagataaagggaggCAGAAACCGAGCGAAAAAAGATGAAATAACGAGAGCGACCGCTCACTCGAGGCATTTGCATAATCTGATGTTAATCAAACAGCGACAGCCCTACCGCCTCGCCAGCGCCCGCGCCGGCGGCCGGCATGGTGACCGGTTACTACAACGAGACCAAATAGCTCACATCTCTGCATTTAATCCTCGCAGCACACTAACCacattaacttaaaattattatccCGCTTAGATCCTATGTGCCCTAGTATGGTTATGGTTATTGCATCGCGTCAGACCGAACGGCCGGAACCCACACGTGGCGGATGCCCCGATCGTACGTCGTATCTTCCTTATTAGTGCCGTAGCGCATTAGCCTCGCATCGTAGAGGAAGTCCCGAGGAAGTTTAATATGAGCTTTTATACAATTTGTATTTTGGCGACGCGCGTTGGTAGCACACGAATGCTTATGTTCGGATCAACTGCTCGCCGAAGCATACCTAATGTTAAATTTAACGCAGCCAGCATTCACGTCGATCATTTATGTCGGACTTTAATATTCCCAGAAAATTGAATACGGCAAGAAACCGCAAGTGGCTCGAGCCGAGCCATCAGTGGTGACATAATCGTCGCTTTGCCCTTGAACATGGAATGGATGTGGCCATAGAAGAGGTGCGGGCTCGCGCTCGACTCGACTATTCGCGAGGTGAACGCTCTGCCGAGGCCACGCCGCGCGGCGACGAGGCGCGGGCGACGCCGGCGTCGCTGCCTAGTGCACGTGCCCGCACTCGCACCGGAACAGCACCCGCGCGGGCCCCCGGccggcccgccgcgccgcgccgtgcgACCCGCCCGTAGATAACGTCCACCGACCAGCACACCTTACAGATCTAATTGACCCGTCTCAATACGATTTCCCTATATCAGTCCAACGACGAACCAAAAAGTATAATTAGGCAGGtacctaacttaaaataaaacaagcttTCGTCGCCGCCACATCGAAACGCATAATGTAGGTACGGTCTTTAAAATAACccattacaaatttaatatccaGACGAGTTATGATTCCAGAGTAAATTGTGCCATTCAAATAATGATACATAATGCGTGCTCTCTCGGTCGCCCGCGCCTGATGTGCAAACGCCGCGAACTATGCGCGCGATTATAGCAGGCCGCTCGAGGGTAGCTGTATTGTTCGAGATGCActctcataataataataaaactagtgtgacattataatttataaaataaattcctCACCTCGGCCCTCGTTCATAATTCATAAATGTCATACCGCAACTGGAGTCGCCCACGGGAAACTTTATTATGGCAATAATTCTGTAAACGGAATAGTTACTGCTGAGAAATGTTTAATCAAAGAGCTTGAGTTCTGTTCTATAAGTAGAAATAACGTCCGAGAGATGATACCCGAGATGaggtagtaaaataaaatagctgGAGCGTGAACTTTTTGAACAAAAACAACACGACGTCGGCGGCGAACAACAAAAACCGTTGCACAAAAACATATGATCCCATGAGGGCCGAGGGGGCAAGGTGGGGGTGAGAGGGGAGCCCGAGGCGTGCTGGAATGCGCTCTGGCGAGCAGCGTGGGAGGCGCCGGCGCACCACACTCGCGAGCCACACACACCGCCACCGCCTGTCTCCCGCCTCAGCGCCCCACGGCCCCACCAAACAAACAACCCCTACAACTCTTACATCTATTAAACTGTAATTACTTCCACTGGAATCAAGTATTGGGCTTCAAAACTCCTTAACCGTTTAGTTCTACGTTAGAAACTCAGTGCGTTATCATGATACAGTTTCTCGCCAGCATTCAGTGTTAATGCcataaatgaaatattgatattcaTCTTCACATGTTAAATCCACTTACAAAAGCTTGTTGTACGTTAATATAATATTGCGTTTTATTTGATGCCTACAAGTAAAAAATTCTCAAAGTTCAGTGACATGTGACGCTAAGTGTCGACAAAGGCTAAGAGGCGCGACGTTGTGACACTTGTGACTTGTGACGTGGTATCTCGCGCGATGCTAATTACCGTCTGCCTCCAAACAAAACCTCCAGATGCCAATAATTAGGCGTGGACGTCCGGGTCGAATTTCTATTCCGTGCGGCACAACCACGACTGCTTCCAAGTGATCTCATTTGATTGCGATGAGTCACGATCACGTTACTAGACTTATGGAATAGTGAATTGGATGGTATCCGTTAAGCATTGGTATTAAATGAAGGGTGTACTATACTAACTAACCTCTGGCAGCAAGCGCAATGAAGGTTTGAGCGTGCCGGTGCACCATGTTGGTGTTGACGAGCCCCCGCAGTGGCAGTCGCGACAGCAGTAGCGGCAGGAAGTCGTGTGCCGTCACTCCGGCTACGTCCCATTTGAGCTTCGACAACACGAGCAACTCCCAACTCTGTTGACAAAGACACGATTCCGATATATAAGGTGTCCCTTCAAACGTCTTCTTGGAGGAAATCACTAAGCTTATCATGGTGTTCTAGGAAAAAAACTGCGTTCATGATGGTCGTAGtcgtaataaataacaaactgcAACAAGTGTCGATTAAACCGTTTCAAAGCTGTCAACCCGAATCTTTGTTAGGCAAGTAAAATaagagtaataaaaataaaacccttAAAAAGCCGAAAGCGGTGGCTGTTCAAACAATAAAATGGCATTCCTGCCACATCCGTCGTATAATCGTAAACACGGCGAGTTCGCTTAGCTTCCCGGAACGAGCTGTAGGTAGAATAGCTTTGTTATGTCCCATCTAATAAAAGTATCGTACACTTAAGTCTTACTTCCTGAACCTAAACCTACTAGTATTTGCACATATTATTTGACTTATGTGCATTTGATGAAGAAGCCAATGATTGTAGGAAACACAAACTAATTCTTTCTCTATTTCAAATGTAATAATAGTATCTTCTAGTTAAAGGTTACCttagattaattaaattaataacaaacttTACAATTCTAGTGATACCCCTAGCTGCGTTATCTGAATGGTTCAAGTTATGAATAACTTGATTATTTCATTTACACATACACGCATACATGTAAGCGATGCATGTCCGTTGACAGATAATACTCGATGTTTACTTAACTCAATCGACGGGGTCGGCGCTGCGGCACTCGACAGCGTTCCACTCGCAGAGCATTGCGGGTCGCCTGCCTCTCACTTTAGAGTCGTGAGTCGTTTGTCATGGGCTACGGCATAGGCCTTATTAGATCTTAATAGAGAGATTTGTGAATGAATGAGTTTCATCACAGGAATTTGAAATGAGAACGTTTGTCAGTAAAGAACTAACTACATTGTATATTCGTCTTGTCTACGGTTGTAAACGAAGATTTCGCATAAAATGGTTGTCTTTAAGTATTGTTTCTTTGTTGCTGGACTAAGTCTATTTTTTGGAGTGGCGGTTGAGCCCATGGC contains the following coding sequences:
- the LOC134741453 gene encoding G1/S-specific cyclin-D3; translated protein: MELLCAERVSPSTEGAAAPAPGPRAAVPDPVLLRRRVLDNLLRTEERYAVTTNYFGTVQTEITPHMRRLVAEWMLEVCEDQGCQEEVFPLAVSYLDRFLSICPVGKSQVQLLGTACLLLASKLREPGSRCLPADLLVFYTANSITLADLCSWELLVLSKLKWDVAGVTAHDFLPLLLSRLPLRGLVNTNMVHRHAQTFIALAARDYEFMLYSASTLAACSIAAALRGLSLDGHLPRLHDLTGIDLDCLHTCLEQIEEMVQHMIEERPVSAPNGQSREAAGWTPPPSQDKAHSNAATPTDVRDVHF